CCCTTCCAGTTGTGATATCCAGCAAGGGAAAATTGAAAAATAACGTATTCGTTTGTGCACTTTCAGTGTTTGTATTTTTATACTTTCCACATGCTGTCTTTTTCTCTTTTCTGACCCATGGTTTGTATCAGACTCAAAATTGCTGGAAAATTCAACTGTTATTGCAATATAAAACTCCGTTGTGGATGGCATAGCTTTTGCTTTTATGGCTGATAAATCGATCCACCATTGCTCTCTAACTTTTAGCTCGAAAAAGGCAAATCATTCGAAAGAATGAGACGCAAAGCCACTGGCCTAAGTCCTGACCCATCGGGATATGGTAGCAGGGTTGCCGGGCGAAGGCGACATCTCCTGATTCACCGCCGATCGCACGGTATATGGTAATCGGGGGATGCCATGTTTAAAAAAAGATCGTTTTATCTCGTCAGACGTTGTCTTGCCGCTCTCCAATTTATTATTCTGACGTTGCCGCTGGCTGTTTCAGCCGCTCAAGTGACGTTGCAGTGGGATGCCAACGACCCTTCTCCAGCAGGTTATCGTCTCTATCAGCGCACATCGGGCCAATCGTATGATTATAATTCGCCCGTCTGGAGTGGTACTCTAACGACGGCTACCCTGAATGGCTTGATAGAGGGAACCACCTATTATTATGTTGTGAGAGCTTACAGCGGAAGCGACGAGAGCGGTGATTCCAACGAGGTGCAATTCACCCCCGTTGCCATTAATATGGATAGTGACGGTGACGGTATCGACGATGCATCGGATGCGTTCCCTAACGACTCATCTGAATGGTTGGATTCGGATGCTGACGGCATCGGTGATAATGCAGACACGGATGACGATGGCGACGGCCTGCCTGATGCCTGGGAAGTACTTTATGGCTTAAATCCGCTATCCGATGACGCCGGTCACGATCTGGACAACGATGGCGTTTCAAACATGGAGGAGTATCTTGCCAACAGTGATCCATCCCAGGCGCCTGCCAACCTCTCACCAGAAAAGCCGCGTCACCTGGCTCCGTACGATGCTGAAGCATCCGTCGGTCTGACGCCCATTCTGGCCACCGAACCGTTTGCAGACCCGGACGATGATGGTCATGCCCGTAGCTGCTATCAAATCAGCACTTTTGAGGATGATTTTACCACCCTGGTTTACGAAAAGACCAGCTCAGTTCACCTGACGCAGCTGGATCTCCCCGATCTGGTTCTCGATCCGGATACGACATATCTTTGGCGTGTCCGCTTCTACGATAGCCGCAATGGTATGTCCGAATGGTCTGACCCCACCTCATTTACGACCGTCGCTTATGGGGAGACTGGTGATGAAAATGGTAATGGAATATTGGATGTCCAGGAGATAGATGGTTATTTGGATCTCGATCAGGACGGCAACAACGATGCACAGCAAGATGGCATGTTGGCTGTCCAATCGAACGATGCGTTCAACCCATATATCGCGATAAAAAGGGTTGACGCCAACACCCAATTGATCAGCATTGAAGCGATAAGCGGCGAGGGACTTTCCCTGGCATCCAACCACAACCAGCCGGAGTTTTTGACCGGAATCATCAATTTCAAACTCTACCTTTTGAATGGGGCCACCGAGACATCCGTTGTGGTTTACTTCTCACAACCAGCTCCTTCAAATGCCCGGTGGTACAAATATGATCCTGACCAAGGCTGGTCGATCTACTCGGATGTGGAGTTCAGCAGTGACCGCCGATCACTGACGCTGCACCTCGAGGATGGCGGTATCGGCGACACGGATGGCGTGCAGAATGGTGTCATCGTCGATCCCGCCGGTTTAGGCTACAGCACCCAGGTTTCCGACGATGCCTCGGGCTCGACTTCCTCGGGTTCGGGTGGGGGCGGTGGGTGCTTTATATCGACGACAATCACGGCGGAGTCGGGTCCCTCTGGATGGGACGCGATCGCTCTTCTACTGCTTATCAGTGGGTTGGCGGCCGTGGGCGGATTTTTCTTCGCCCATCATGGTGGTCGAGGGTCTGAAGCGTCGGGGCAGAAGCCGGGATCGGAAGAGGGCACGATCCGGTAGCAGGACTCAGGGCGTTTGGTGACCGAAATAGCCGTCTGCCTGGATGGTAATCCGCATCAGTTCACTTTCGAGGCTGCGCGTACACTGCTGCAGTTGAGCCAACTTTGCATCGGCCGGCACCATGACAGGTTTGCCGTAGGCCAATAGACAAGGGCTGGCAGGGTAGGGCAGCATGAAACGATCCCAACTTTTGAACACCTTGCACCATTTGGCACTGTAGGTCACCGGTATAATCGGATAACCGCTCTTTTGAGCCAGGAAAACAACCCCCGGCTGCACTTTGTAGCGCGGCCCCTGTGGGCCATCGGGAACGATCCCACCGACCTTGTCATGGTCACGCATCTCTCTGATAAGCCTGGCCATTGCCCGTGTACCGCCCTTGCCGGTCGACCCTCTTACCGTCGTGTGACCCTGGCGTTGAAGGATTTGGGCAATGATTTCGCCATCGGCAGAATTACTCACCAGTATGGCCGCGTTCCAGCCCTGGTGCAGATAACTCACCAATAGGATGCGAGAGTGCCAGAAGGCAAAAATGTATTGCCTGGATTCCAATAGAGACGCGACCGCGTCTCGTCCTCTGACTTTAATCCTGGATCCAAGGAACAGCAGATCGACCAGCGACTTTCCCGCCCGTCCAATGATACGCCATTTGAGTCCTGGCCCCGTTTCGTTTTTACTAAAAAGCATCTCTGTCATCCATTAACGCTTTGGCAATTTGCGCTACCTGATGCGATGCTCCCGGTGCTCCCAGTTTTTGACGGACAGAGAGCAGCGCTTCGCACATTTGCATGTAACGATGGGGATCGGATAGAAT
This Desulfatitalea tepidiphila DNA region includes the following protein-coding sequences:
- a CDS encoding fibronectin type III domain-containing protein, whose protein sequence is MFKKRSFYLVRRCLAALQFIILTLPLAVSAAQVTLQWDANDPSPAGYRLYQRTSGQSYDYNSPVWSGTLTTATLNGLIEGTTYYYVVRAYSGSDESGDSNEVQFTPVAINMDSDGDGIDDASDAFPNDSSEWLDSDADGIGDNADTDDDGDGLPDAWEVLYGLNPLSDDAGHDLDNDGVSNMEEYLANSDPSQAPANLSPEKPRHLAPYDAEASVGLTPILATEPFADPDDDGHARSCYQISTFEDDFTTLVYEKTSSVHLTQLDLPDLVLDPDTTYLWRVRFYDSRNGMSEWSDPTSFTTVAYGETGDENGNGILDVQEIDGYLDLDQDGNNDAQQDGMLAVQSNDAFNPYIAIKRVDANTQLISIEAISGEGLSLASNHNQPEFLTGIINFKLYLLNGATETSVVVYFSQPAPSNARWYKYDPDQGWSIYSDVEFSSDRRSLTLHLEDGGIGDTDGVQNGVIVDPAGLGYSTQVSDDASGSTSSGSGGGGGCFISTTITAESGPSGWDAIALLLLISGLAAVGGFFFAHHGGRGSEASGQKPGSEEGTIR
- a CDS encoding lysophospholipid acyltransferase family protein, which translates into the protein MLFSKNETGPGLKWRIIGRAGKSLVDLLFLGSRIKVRGRDAVASLLESRQYIFAFWHSRILLVSYLHQGWNAAILVSNSADGEIIAQILQRQGHTTVRGSTGKGGTRAMARLIREMRDHDKVGGIVPDGPQGPRYKVQPGVVFLAQKSGYPIIPVTYSAKWCKVFKSWDRFMLPYPASPCLLAYGKPVMVPADAKLAQLQQCTRSLESELMRITIQADGYFGHQTP